The following coding sequences lie in one Gemmatimonadota bacterium genomic window:
- a CDS encoding flippase-like domain-containing protein, with protein MKPWLKATISVALLALLLVLLPWGQVRDAIGRLPPRVWAGVAAGFILGHALGIFKWRLFVNAAGAGLTRIDATLCYAAGLFANLCLPSIVGGDVLRIALAGRLTKRPEAALWGGIMDRLTDMLALALLVTGGALMARTQLDGWTGEVLGITLMVGVGLVVLALPLTLRRPLARWPRRLRRPVGRGLVGLRQLRRRPGTALLGLSLSLLIQGSFVLLNAWLGRNVGIHVGLAVWFLVWPLAKIASLMPISLGGLAVREASLAALLVPFGVPVAYSVVCSLLWQSVLIVGGLFGGLVWLVLHRSRRISFGVSHGNISVTETKGE; from the coding sequence TTGAAGCCCTGGCTCAAGGCGACCATCAGCGTCGCGCTGCTTGCCCTGCTCCTCGTGCTGTTGCCGTGGGGACAAGTGCGCGATGCGATCGGTCGACTGCCACCGCGCGTCTGGGCCGGCGTCGCGGCCGGATTCATCCTCGGCCACGCGCTCGGGATCTTCAAGTGGCGGCTCTTCGTCAATGCGGCCGGTGCGGGACTCACCCGGATCGACGCGACGCTCTGCTATGCCGCTGGTCTCTTCGCCAACCTCTGCCTGCCCAGCATCGTCGGCGGTGACGTGTTGCGGATCGCCCTCGCGGGGCGACTGACCAAGCGGCCCGAGGCCGCGTTGTGGGGCGGCATCATGGATCGCCTCACCGACATGCTGGCGTTGGCGCTGCTGGTGACCGGTGGGGCGTTGATGGCCCGCACGCAGCTCGACGGCTGGACCGGCGAGGTGCTCGGCATCACGCTCATGGTCGGGGTCGGGCTGGTGGTGCTCGCCCTGCCGCTCACCCTGCGGCGGCCGCTCGCGCGCTGGCCGCGCCGATTGCGGCGCCCGGTCGGTCGCGGGCTGGTCGGGCTTCGCCAGCTCCGGCGGCGGCCAGGGACCGCGCTCCTCGGGCTCTCCCTCTCGCTGCTGATCCAGGGCAGCTTCGTGCTCCTCAACGCCTGGCTCGGGCGGAATGTCGGGATCCACGTCGGCCTGGCCGTCTGGTTCCTCGTCTGGCCGCTGGCGAAGATCGCGTCGCTCATGCCGATCTCGCTGGGTGGTCTCGCCGTGCGCGAGGCCAGTCTGGCCGCCCTGCTGGTGCCCTTCGGGGTACCGGTCGCGTACAGTGTCGTCTGCTCACTGCTGTGGCAATCCGTCCTGATCGTCGGGGGTCTCTTCGGCGGGCTGGTATGGCTTGTGCTCCATCGTTCGCGTCGCATCAGCTTCGGCGTGAGCCATGGGAACATCAGCGTGACGGAGACGAAGGGGGAGTAG
- a CDS encoding sulfatase: MDGTSDVVRSPVAPPAFALAGLCSLLACAPSSAPSPAVAPPPNVLFIAIDDLRPTLGAYGDPVVKTPNIDRLARSGAVFLEAHAQEAVCNPSRASLLTGLRPDSLRVWDLETDFRRTTPDVVTLPQYFIRNGYTAVSVGKIYHNLIPDSLSWSEPEHKVAGFPYDPDAVYHGHDNVSIQEIRKAALIRAGREATAIDQFGQWYLKANATEAEDLPDSVYYDGAQTDYAVRRLAALRDAGRPFFFAVGYYRPHLPFNAPKRYWDLYDRKALPLAPNRTVPAGAPGMAVNTNRELRGYADFANAQDAAEGTLDSADVRRLTHGYYASISYVDAQVGRLLDQLDALGLTKNTIVVLWGDNGFKLGEHNGWAKMTNYTIDTHVPLIIRAPGQVRPGLRLSQPVELVDIYPTLVALAGLPVPSQLQGASAMPLLANPQRPWKSAVFSQYLRNGIWVAKDSIPYMGYSMLTADWHYVAWMNWTTRQYVAWELYDRRADPMENVNLAGRPEHTALLARLEAERVTGWRAARPAE, from the coding sequence ATGGATGGTACGTCCGACGTCGTTCGGTCGCCTGTCGCCCCACCCGCATTCGCCTTGGCCGGGCTGTGCAGTCTGCTGGCGTGTGCTCCGTCATCGGCCCCGTCGCCTGCGGTGGCGCCGCCACCCAACGTCCTCTTCATTGCCATCGATGACCTCCGTCCAACTCTCGGCGCCTACGGCGACCCAGTCGTCAAGACGCCGAACATCGATCGGCTGGCGCGGTCGGGGGCCGTCTTCCTCGAGGCGCACGCGCAGGAAGCGGTCTGCAATCCCTCGCGCGCCAGCCTCCTGACCGGGCTGCGCCCCGATTCGCTCCGGGTCTGGGACCTGGAGACCGACTTCCGACGCACCACGCCCGACGTCGTCACCCTGCCGCAGTACTTCATCCGCAACGGCTACACCGCGGTCAGCGTCGGGAAGATCTATCACAACCTGATCCCCGACTCGCTCTCCTGGAGTGAGCCGGAGCACAAAGTGGCGGGCTTTCCCTACGATCCCGATGCGGTCTACCATGGGCACGACAACGTGTCCATCCAGGAGATCCGGAAGGCGGCGCTGATCCGTGCCGGCCGCGAGGCAACCGCCATCGACCAGTTCGGACAATGGTACCTGAAGGCGAATGCCACCGAGGCGGAGGACCTCCCTGACAGCGTCTATTACGACGGCGCGCAGACCGACTATGCCGTGCGCCGGTTGGCGGCACTCCGCGACGCCGGCCGACCGTTCTTCTTCGCCGTGGGCTACTACCGACCGCACCTCCCCTTCAACGCACCGAAGCGCTACTGGGATCTGTATGATCGGAAGGCATTGCCGCTGGCGCCGAACCGGACGGTGCCGGCGGGCGCGCCCGGCATGGCCGTCAACACCAATCGGGAGCTGCGTGGCTACGCCGACTTCGCCAACGCGCAGGACGCCGCGGAGGGCACGCTCGATTCGGCGGACGTGCGCCGCCTGACGCACGGTTACTACGCCTCGATCAGCTACGTCGACGCGCAGGTCGGTCGGTTGCTGGACCAACTCGACGCGCTTGGCCTCACCAAGAACACCATCGTGGTGCTCTGGGGCGACAACGGCTTCAAGCTCGGCGAGCACAACGGCTGGGCCAAGATGACCAACTACACCATCGACACGCATGTCCCGTTGATCATCCGGGCACCCGGTCAGGTCCGGCCCGGGCTCCGACTGTCGCAGCCGGTCGAGTTGGTCGACATCTACCCGACGCTGGTCGCGCTCGCGGGGCTGCCCGTGCCGTCGCAGCTGCAGGGCGCCAGCGCCATGCCCTTGCTGGCCAATCCCCAGCGGCCCTGGAAGAGCGCCGTGTTCAGCCAGTACCTGCGCAACGGGATCTGGGTGGCGAAGGACAGCATCCCGTACATGGGGTACTCGATGCTCACCGCCGACTGGCACTACGTCGCGTGGATGAACTGGACGACACGGCAGTACGTCGCCTGGGAACTGTATGATCGCCGCGCCGACCCGATGGAGAATGTGAACCTGGCCGGCCGGCCGGAGCACACCGCGTTGCTCGCCCGGCTGGAAGCGGAGCGAGTGACGGGCTGGCGCGCGGCGCGGCCCGCAGAGTGA
- a CDS encoding amidohydrolase family protein, whose product MPGRARMARRALVRVASPAAVLFGIGMLAAFGHSPGIASQRIIPSEERTVLVGATLIDGNGGAPMAGARIVIQHGLFACVSGPAGCPSRPGDHELDLAGQWITPGLIDTHVHLPFAGPLSGLMRAQRLRFALGITTVRDAGSRSTNELLAARTLAEHATSPIPRIVVASRVEEADATRLQVPLGAPVVERLAALGVEAIKIKPPFDHEIWREEIRAARRAGIPAFGHTWAGQTEDFTRDAIAEGISGISHIMGLVLAVQPAGAKLIPPGSEDAFWQWEKALWLTIDSARVDTLFREMIAANVWLEPTLASEYHFGRPLLPPRQTEFLDAAPSLRALLLGGGPTGLRPAPVFPEAWPRQAAFVREFVRRGGIVVAGSDGLAPGIDLHEEIALIGEATGSPMIGLQAATRNAAMALNHPEVGTIVLGQVGDAVIYPRDPLETSGGTLLPNRVIKGGVFFDGDSLRAEFREEYDDRVQLAWRSRGWRLAQWSAGIIALLSVLYLPLRVFRQR is encoded by the coding sequence ATGCCCGGCCGTGCACGCATGGCCCGTCGGGCACTCGTACGGGTGGCCAGTCCCGCCGCTGTCCTCTTCGGGATCGGCATGCTCGCCGCGTTCGGTCACAGCCCCGGAATCGCGTCGCAACGCATCATACCGTCGGAGGAGCGGACGGTCCTGGTCGGCGCAACGCTGATCGACGGCAATGGCGGCGCCCCGATGGCTGGTGCCCGAATCGTCATTCAGCACGGGCTGTTCGCCTGCGTCTCCGGCCCGGCGGGGTGCCCGAGCCGTCCCGGCGACCATGAACTCGATCTGGCCGGGCAGTGGATCACGCCGGGGCTGATCGACACCCATGTCCACCTCCCCTTCGCGGGCCCGCTCTCCGGGTTGATGCGAGCGCAACGGCTTCGTTTCGCGCTCGGCATCACGACGGTGCGCGACGCGGGCTCACGGTCCACCAACGAACTGCTCGCCGCTCGGACGCTGGCGGAGCATGCGACATCGCCGATCCCACGGATCGTCGTCGCTTCGCGCGTCGAGGAAGCCGACGCCACGCGCTTGCAGGTGCCGCTTGGGGCACCCGTGGTCGAGCGATTGGCGGCACTCGGTGTCGAGGCGATCAAGATCAAGCCGCCATTCGACCACGAGATCTGGCGCGAGGAGATACGTGCCGCACGCCGTGCCGGTATTCCCGCGTTCGGGCACACCTGGGCGGGGCAGACGGAGGACTTCACCCGCGACGCCATCGCGGAAGGGATCAGCGGCATCAGCCATATCATGGGATTGGTGCTCGCCGTGCAACCGGCCGGCGCGAAGTTGATCCCGCCGGGGTCGGAGGATGCCTTCTGGCAATGGGAGAAGGCGCTCTGGCTCACCATCGATTCCGCCCGGGTCGATACCCTGTTCCGCGAGATGATCGCCGCCAACGTCTGGCTCGAACCGACACTGGCGAGCGAGTATCACTTCGGGAGGCCGCTCCTGCCGCCCCGTCAGACGGAGTTTCTCGATGCGGCGCCGAGCCTGCGTGCGCTGCTGCTGGGCGGAGGCCCGACCGGGTTGCGTCCCGCGCCGGTCTTTCCGGAAGCGTGGCCGCGGCAGGCGGCGTTCGTGCGCGAATTCGTCCGGCGGGGCGGGATCGTGGTGGCCGGCTCGGATGGGCTCGCGCCGGGCATCGACCTCCACGAGGAGATCGCCCTGATTGGCGAGGCGACCGGCTCGCCGATGATCGGACTTCAGGCCGCGACCCGGAATGCCGCGATGGCCCTCAATCACCCTGAGGTCGGGACGATCGTGTTGGGGCAAGTCGGGGATGCGGTGATCTATCCGCGGGACCCGCTGGAGACGTCCGGCGGGACCCTCCTGCCCAACCGGGTAATCAAGGGAGGCGTGTTCTTCGACGGCGATTCGCTGCGCGCGGAATTTCGCGAAGAGTACGACGACCGAGTGCAACTGGCGTGGCGCTCCCGTGGGTGGCGCCTGGCGCAGTGGAGCGCAGGGATCATCGCGCTGCTCAGTGTGCTCTACCTGCCGCTTCGGGTCTTTCGCCAGCGCTGA
- a CDS encoding DinB family protein: protein MADTEWWQRGPIAGVPDVLQPVAHILLQVRESVEELIPSLTEAEWNARPAGIASAAFHVRHISGVIDRLFTYARGEGLTEAQFTALRAEGSPLSLGDVPAVLRTLSDQVDAAMAQLRSTPAATLGDFRGVGRAQLPSTVIGCLVHGAEHAMRHVGQLSVTVRVVRSAS from the coding sequence ATGGCCGACACGGAATGGTGGCAACGCGGTCCGATCGCAGGCGTCCCGGATGTGCTCCAACCGGTCGCGCACATCCTGCTGCAGGTGCGTGAGAGCGTCGAGGAGCTGATTCCCTCGCTCACGGAAGCCGAATGGAATGCGCGGCCAGCGGGCATCGCATCGGCCGCCTTTCACGTCCGACACATCAGCGGCGTGATCGACCGCCTCTTCACCTATGCGCGCGGTGAGGGACTCACCGAGGCACAGTTCACCGCCCTGCGCGCCGAAGGCAGTCCCCTCTCGCTCGGCGACGTGCCCGCGGTCCTGAGAACGCTCTCGGATCAGGTGGACGCGGCGATGGCCCAGCTGCGCAGCACGCCGGCCGCCACCCTCGGCGACTTCCGCGGCGTGGGCCGGGCACAACTCCCCTCAACGGTGATTGGCTGCCTGGTCCACGGCGCCGAACATGCGATGCGCCATGTGGGGCAGCTGTCGGTGACGGTGCGAGTGGTGCGGAGCGCCAGCTAG
- a CDS encoding glycosyltransferase family 2 protein → MIEEIVGDASAALPRAVSVVIPAFNEGAHVADQVRAVQATMATSGWEYEIIVVDDGSRDHTATEADATGARVLRRAMNRGYGAALKVGIRRARFDWILITDADGTYPVESIPELLARAEHNAMVVGARLGKSVQIPLIRRPPKWFLNRLASYLAGQRLPDINSGLRLMRKSLVERYEYLLPDGFSFTTTITLAAACNGHPFEYIPINYHARLGESKIRARHAYDFTLLILRIIVVFNPLKVFIPVGAILAALGLAKFGYDITKDNLSESAVLGLIGALVVWAVGLLADQNTRFASRR, encoded by the coding sequence GTGATCGAAGAGATCGTCGGGGATGCGTCTGCCGCTCTCCCCCGAGCCGTGAGTGTGGTGATCCCTGCCTTCAACGAGGGCGCCCATGTTGCCGACCAGGTGCGGGCCGTCCAGGCCACGATGGCGACGAGCGGGTGGGAGTACGAGATCATCGTGGTCGACGACGGTTCGCGCGATCATACCGCCACCGAGGCCGACGCCACCGGCGCGCGGGTGCTTCGACGGGCCATGAACCGCGGCTACGGCGCGGCGCTCAAGGTGGGGATTCGGCGGGCACGCTTCGACTGGATTCTGATCACCGATGCCGACGGGACCTACCCGGTGGAGTCCATTCCGGAACTGCTGGCCCGCGCCGAGCACAACGCAATGGTGGTCGGCGCGCGGCTCGGCAAGTCGGTCCAGATTCCGCTGATTCGCCGGCCGCCGAAGTGGTTCCTGAACCGCCTGGCGAGTTACCTCGCCGGCCAACGGCTCCCCGACATCAACTCCGGCCTCCGCCTGATGCGGAAGTCGCTGGTCGAGCGCTACGAGTACCTCCTCCCCGACGGCTTCTCCTTCACCACGACGATCACGCTCGCCGCCGCCTGCAACGGGCACCCCTTCGAGTACATCCCGATCAACTATCACGCACGACTCGGCGAGTCGAAGATCCGCGCGCGTCATGCCTACGACTTCACCCTGCTGATTCTGCGGATCATCGTCGTCTTCAATCCGCTCAAGGTGTTCATCCCGGTGGGCGCGATCCTCGCGGCCCTGGGGCTGGCGAAGTTCGGCTACGACATCACCAAGGACAACCTCTCCGAAAGCGCGGTGCTCGGACTGATCGGGGCGCTGGTCGTCTGGGCGGTCGGGCTCCTCGCCGACCAGAACACGCGATTCGCCAGCCGCCGTTGA
- a CDS encoding cation:proton antiporter, whose translation MDALRTLFDSELGYVVLLFGLFVVPRVLLRWRIPTAVTSFGLGTAAAIGFDLFDHNETLHLLASFGIVALFLFAGLEVDLLALRRHAVILGQHLAIRVGLIALVAFIATHAFSLDPRPGILFAIAILIPSTGFILDSLPSFGLDADEQFWVKGKAIATEILALVLLFVVLQSTSVARFGLATLALGSLIAILPPIFRLFAVRIAPWAPKSEFAFLLMMAVVVAYATRALGVYYLVGAFVVGIAARRFREALPAMASERMLHAVEVFASFFAPFYFFVAGTRMRAEDFTLEALLYGVGLAVVVLPIRMGAVMLHRRAALGETARRSIRVAVPMLPTLVFTLVLAGILRDQFALPSTLFGALIVYTLLNTILPGLVLGTPVPTYDAPELPPAGADTGPRLSSDAAPLVRE comes from the coding sequence ATGGACGCCCTTCGTACCCTGTTCGACTCGGAGCTCGGCTACGTCGTCCTGTTGTTCGGATTGTTCGTGGTGCCACGCGTGCTGTTGCGGTGGCGGATCCCCACCGCGGTCACCAGTTTCGGGCTCGGCACGGCGGCCGCAATCGGCTTCGACCTCTTCGACCACAACGAGACATTGCACCTGCTGGCGTCCTTCGGCATCGTTGCGCTCTTCCTCTTTGCCGGACTCGAAGTCGACCTGCTCGCGCTGCGTCGGCACGCGGTGATCCTCGGCCAGCACCTCGCCATTCGGGTCGGGCTCATCGCGTTGGTGGCGTTCATCGCCACGCACGCCTTTTCGCTTGATCCACGGCCCGGAATCCTCTTCGCCATCGCGATCCTGATTCCGTCGACCGGCTTCATCCTCGATTCGCTGCCCTCCTTCGGGCTCGATGCCGACGAGCAGTTCTGGGTCAAGGGAAAGGCGATCGCGACCGAGATCCTGGCGCTGGTCCTGCTTTTCGTCGTGCTGCAGTCCACTAGCGTGGCCCGCTTCGGCCTGGCGACACTCGCGCTCGGTAGCCTCATCGCGATCCTGCCGCCGATCTTCCGCCTCTTTGCGGTGCGGATCGCCCCCTGGGCCCCGAAGTCGGAGTTCGCCTTCCTGCTGATGATGGCGGTCGTGGTGGCGTACGCGACGCGCGCCCTCGGCGTGTACTACCTCGTCGGCGCGTTCGTGGTGGGCATCGCCGCGCGGCGCTTTCGCGAGGCGTTGCCGGCAATGGCCTCCGAGCGGATGCTGCACGCGGTGGAGGTCTTCGCCTCCTTCTTCGCCCCGTTCTACTTCTTCGTGGCCGGGACGCGGATGCGCGCCGAGGATTTCACCCTCGAGGCGCTGCTGTATGGCGTGGGGCTGGCCGTGGTCGTGCTGCCGATTCGGATGGGGGCCGTCATGCTCCACCGACGCGCGGCCCTCGGCGAGACCGCGCGGCGAAGCATCCGCGTTGCGGTGCCGATGCTGCCGACACTGGTTTTCACGCTCGTGCTTGCGGGAATCCTGCGCGACCAGTTCGCACTGCCCTCGACGCTCTTCGGCGCACTGATCGTCTACACGCTGCTGAACACGATCCTTCCCGGACTGGTGCTCGGGACGCCGGTGCCGACCTACGATGCGCCGGAACTGCCGCCGGCCGGCGCGGACACCGGACCGAGGCTCTCCTCCGACGCAGCGCCCCTCGTGCGTGAGTGA
- a CDS encoding glycosyltransferase family 39 protein, with the protein MLAAHVVVARWLRRIVPSHDAAATAAPPLPLIPVLVLLIVGLAARLPGLNDGLWFDEIQTLVEYVRQPWSVLLTTFDSTNQHFLFSIAARGVRAIGGESAAMLRLPAVIFGVLSLWATVAFGRRWIPAREAWWSGALLAVSYHHVWFSQNARGYTGLLLGTLVSSSLMLDMLRDTPATRRRVWSYALVVALTLLTHVTALVVVAGHGVCWLLWLRAQPRGTARWAPGVALVLGGTVAMMLYAPVLPQLVGALGSSGTGVTGAEWQRPGWFLAEAIAGLIRGVPAGALVLPVTAVVVLAGLHDAWRHHRLAAIMMVLPLLMMAALLLSTGHNMWPRFFFFGAAFVVQWAVHGGFVVLARLLPRAATRIGDAGLSAVTLASLLLLPRAWAPKQDYPAALTWLAEARTPTEPIIGTEMMELPMNQWLGQQWPIVRTVGELQALEAGTATTWVVTTFPIRLESTAPALASYLDSAYTIAHQVPASIGGGEVRILKRRPATQ; encoded by the coding sequence TTGCTGGCCGCGCATGTCGTGGTCGCGCGCTGGCTGCGCCGCATCGTGCCGTCGCATGACGCCGCGGCCACAGCCGCGCCTCCGCTCCCCCTCATCCCCGTCCTCGTGCTGCTGATCGTCGGCCTTGCCGCCCGCCTCCCCGGCCTCAACGACGGCCTCTGGTTTGATGAAATCCAGACGCTGGTCGAGTACGTGCGCCAGCCGTGGAGTGTCCTGCTCACGACCTTCGACAGCACCAATCAGCACTTTCTCTTCTCGATCGCCGCCCGCGGCGTGCGGGCGATTGGCGGAGAATCGGCGGCAATGCTCAGACTTCCCGCCGTGATCTTCGGCGTGTTGAGTCTCTGGGCCACCGTGGCCTTCGGCCGTCGCTGGATCCCCGCGCGCGAGGCGTGGTGGTCCGGCGCCCTGCTCGCCGTGTCCTACCACCACGTCTGGTTCTCCCAGAACGCGCGCGGCTACACCGGCTTGTTGCTCGGCACCCTGGTCTCCAGCAGCCTGATGCTCGACATGCTCCGCGACACGCCTGCGACGAGGCGTCGGGTCTGGAGCTACGCGCTGGTCGTGGCGCTGACGCTGCTGACGCACGTCACCGCCCTGGTCGTCGTGGCCGGTCACGGGGTGTGCTGGCTCCTGTGGCTGCGTGCGCAGCCACGGGGCACCGCACGCTGGGCGCCCGGCGTGGCGCTGGTCCTCGGTGGCACGGTGGCGATGATGCTCTACGCGCCGGTCCTCCCCCAACTCGTCGGGGCGCTGGGATCGTCCGGGACGGGGGTCACGGGCGCCGAGTGGCAGCGCCCGGGGTGGTTTCTGGCCGAGGCGATTGCCGGCTTGATCCGTGGCGTGCCAGCCGGTGCGCTGGTGCTGCCGGTCACGGCCGTGGTGGTGCTTGCCGGACTGCACGATGCGTGGCGACACCACCGACTCGCGGCCATCATGATGGTCCTGCCGCTGCTGATGATGGCGGCGCTGCTGCTCTCGACCGGTCACAACATGTGGCCGCGGTTCTTCTTCTTTGGTGCCGCGTTCGTTGTGCAGTGGGCTGTGCACGGTGGCTTCGTGGTGCTGGCGCGCCTGCTGCCTCGCGCCGCGACCAGGATCGGGGACGCGGGACTGTCAGCCGTCACGCTGGCGTCATTGCTGTTGCTGCCTCGCGCCTGGGCGCCGAAACAGGACTACCCCGCCGCCCTGACCTGGCTCGCCGAGGCGCGGACGCCGACCGAGCCGATCATCGGCACGGAGATGATGGAACTCCCGATGAACCAGTGGCTCGGGCAGCAGTGGCCGATCGTGCGCACGGTCGGCGAGCTGCAGGCGCTGGAGGCCGGAACAGCGACCACGTGGGTGGTCACCACCTTTCCCATCCGGCTGGAGTCCACGGCCCCGGCACTCGCCAGCTACCTCGACTCCGCCTATACCATCGCGCACCAGGTTCCGGCCAGCATTGGCGGCGGTGAGGTGCGCATCCTCAAACGGCGACCCGCGACCCAGTAA
- a CDS encoding M20/M25/M40 family metallo-hydrolase, producing MGLGTGTLGMRLEQAGVVGMVTSRNKLSGFGLPPAGPGRGGAGGRGGAGGGGGAPAGADGSMRGGGAAASLSAGIPAALGSGGWGSIEIFETYNKIAPAVTLSCEDYALVWRLAESGMKPRMRIEADATLLGEVPAFNTIATIRGTEKPDEYVILSAHFDSWDGSSGATDNGTGTLMSMEAMRILKKVYPNPKRTIIVGHWASEEQGLNGSRAFAKDHPEVMKGLQALFNQDNGTGRVTGLSAAGVTNIGPHLKEWYSKLPSFFTDSMSQNAVSWSFRDVPTGNPGGTDGAVFACYGTPSIGMNAVGWNYGAYTWHTNRDTYDKVVFDDLKHNATLAAMMAYLASEDPTFIDRTKSPGTWPADWPANCGDAPRKTKPRY from the coding sequence ATGGGCCTCGGCACCGGCACCCTCGGCATGCGGCTGGAGCAGGCCGGCGTCGTCGGGATGGTGACGTCGCGCAACAAGCTGAGCGGCTTCGGGTTGCCGCCGGCCGGCCCCGGTCGTGGCGGCGCCGGGGGTCGTGGCGGCGCGGGCGGCGGTGGCGGTGCGCCCGCTGGCGCGGATGGCAGCATGCGAGGTGGCGGTGCAGCGGCCTCCTTGAGCGCGGGGATTCCGGCCGCGCTCGGCAGCGGCGGCTGGGGTTCGATCGAAATCTTCGAGACCTACAACAAGATCGCGCCGGCCGTGACCCTCTCGTGCGAGGACTATGCACTGGTCTGGCGGCTCGCCGAGAGCGGGATGAAGCCGAGGATGCGGATCGAGGCTGACGCGACGCTGCTCGGTGAAGTGCCGGCCTTCAACACCATCGCGACGATCCGCGGGACCGAGAAGCCGGATGAGTATGTCATCCTCTCGGCACACTTCGATTCGTGGGATGGCTCGTCCGGCGCGACCGACAACGGCACCGGCACGCTGATGTCGATGGAAGCGATGCGGATCCTGAAGAAGGTGTATCCGAATCCGAAGCGGACGATCATCGTCGGCCACTGGGCCAGCGAGGAGCAGGGACTCAACGGCTCGCGCGCCTTCGCGAAGGACCATCCCGAGGTGATGAAGGGGCTGCAGGCGCTCTTCAACCAGGACAACGGCACCGGGCGCGTCACCGGGCTGTCGGCGGCCGGCGTGACCAACATCGGGCCGCACCTGAAGGAGTGGTACAGCAAGCTGCCGTCGTTCTTCACCGACAGCATGAGCCAGAACGCCGTCTCGTGGAGTTTCCGCGACGTGCCGACCGGGAACCCGGGCGGGACCGACGGTGCGGTGTTCGCCTGTTACGGCACGCCGTCGATCGGGATGAACGCGGTGGGGTGGAACTACGGCGCCTACACCTGGCACACCAACCGCGACACCTACGACAAGGTTGTCTTCGACGATCTCAAGCACAACGCGACGCTGGCGGCGATGATGGCGTATCTGGCGTCGGAAGACCCGACCTTCATTGATCGCACCAAGTCGCCGGGGACGTGGCCGGCCGACTGGCCCGCCAACTGCGGCGACGCGCCGCGGAAGACGAAGCCGCGGTACTAG
- a CDS encoding FAD-dependent oxidoreductase, with protein sequence MSAGAHRVVILGAGPAGVGAAYRLRQDARAEVTVLEQHDVPGGNAGSFEFGGMRVDFGSHRLHPACDPEILADIRGFLGDDLRDRPRHGRIGLRGRWIHFPLKPIDLLVRLDPGFALGTLRDMISKPFRAAPAGDSFGDVLMANLGPTICESFYFPYARKIWGREPTALSGIQARRRVSAGSFLKLARKVLSAVPGLKPPGAGRFFYPAKGFGQITEAYASAATTLGADLRYGRRVTRLVPPATDTDPWVIEMTSDQGAERIEADQLWSTIPVALLARLIGTGVPETVHEAAAKLESRAMLLIYLSLPVPSFTEYDAHYFPGANIRITRLSEPKNYPGLGQPPERTVLCAELPCGPGDPWWTMDDAALGALVAEDLATAGVPLPVAPTAVLVRRLPQAYPVYTTGYERWFGILDQWVESLPRLLSYGRQGLFAHDNTHHALAMAYAASDCLDPDGFDQVRWRAHRAIFDTHVVED encoded by the coding sequence GTGAGCGCAGGGGCACATCGGGTGGTCATTCTCGGGGCCGGGCCGGCAGGGGTCGGCGCGGCCTATCGTCTGCGGCAGGATGCCCGAGCCGAGGTGACGGTGCTCGAGCAGCACGACGTGCCAGGTGGAAACGCCGGCAGCTTCGAGTTTGGCGGCATGCGCGTCGACTTCGGCAGCCACCGCTTGCACCCGGCCTGCGATCCCGAGATTCTGGCCGACATTCGCGGCTTTTTGGGCGATGACCTCCGTGACCGTCCGCGCCATGGTCGGATCGGCCTGCGCGGCCGGTGGATCCATTTCCCGTTGAAGCCGATCGACCTGCTGGTCCGCCTCGACCCGGGCTTCGCGCTCGGGACGCTGCGCGACATGATCAGCAAGCCGTTCCGCGCGGCGCCCGCGGGCGACAGCTTCGGCGACGTGCTGATGGCCAATCTCGGTCCGACCATCTGCGAGTCGTTCTACTTCCCCTATGCGCGCAAGATCTGGGGTCGCGAGCCGACGGCGCTCTCCGGGATCCAGGCGCGTCGGCGAGTCTCCGCGGGTTCGTTCCTGAAGCTCGCGCGCAAGGTGCTCTCCGCCGTGCCGGGGCTCAAGCCACCGGGGGCGGGGCGTTTCTTCTATCCCGCGAAGGGCTTCGGACAGATCACCGAGGCGTATGCCTCCGCCGCGACGACGCTCGGGGCGGATCTGCGATACGGCCGCCGGGTGACTCGACTGGTCCCCCCTGCCACGGACACGGATCCGTGGGTGATCGAGATGACCTCCGATCAGGGCGCGGAGCGCATCGAGGCAGATCAGTTGTGGTCGACGATTCCGGTTGCGCTGCTGGCGCGCCTGATCGGCACCGGTGTGCCCGAGACGGTCCACGAGGCCGCCGCGAAGCTCGAATCCCGGGCGATGTTGCTCATCTACCTCTCGCTGCCGGTGCCGTCGTTCACTGAATACGACGCGCACTACTTTCCGGGCGCGAATATCCGGATCACGCGGCTGTCCGAGCCGAAGAACTATCCCGGCCTCGGACAACCCCCGGAGCGCACTGTGCTCTGCGCCGAGCTCCCGTGCGGTCCCGGCGATCCGTGGTGGACCATGGATGACGCCGCGCTGGGTGCCCTGGTCGCCGAGGACCTCGCGACGGCAGGTGTTCCGCTGCCCGTTGCGCCGACCGCCGTGCTCGTCCGCCGTCTCCCGCAGGCCTACCCGGTCTACACCACCGGCTACGAGCGGTGGTTCGGCATCCTCGATCAGTGGGTGGAGAGTCTCCCGCGGCTGTTGAGCTACGGTCGGCAGGGGCTGTTCGCGCACGACAACACTCACCACGCGCTGGCGATGGCGTACGCTGCCTCGGACTGTCTGGATCCGGATGGCTTCGATCAAGTCCGCTGGCGTGCGCATCGGGCGATCTTCGACACGCACGTCGTCGAGGATTGA